A segment of the Fusarium oxysporum f. sp. lycopersici 4287 chromosome 4, whole genome shotgun sequence genome:
GTCAGCTCGATGGATCAACCGGGCTCTCAGTATTGGTGAAGCATCTGCTTCGTCGAGTGTTCCTTTATTTTTATGTCCGGCCGTTGGAGCTTCGAGTCGATTTCATAGAACACCAAAAGCGACGCCTTTACCAACTCCGATACATACTCGACGACTTAATCACACCGAAGCGACAATCCAAGATGCACCAATCACAACAAGCGAAAATTCCTCTCTGGGCCTTGAGATTCCTAAGAGACGCTTACCATTAAATTGCACGGGATGCGGTGCCTTTACGCAAACGAGTGATCCGCAAATGCTGGGCTATTTCGACCCTGAGAGCAAAAGAGTTAAAAAGTGGTTGAACCCAAAGGCTTTTGAGCGTCAGCATACAACGAGCCAGGAAGATGGAGTTGTCGATGACGTTCTCAAAACCTTGGGCTCAGGCCAGCTGGAAGCTCTTGGCCTAGATCCCTCTCTCTTAGTAACTGGAGCTGAGAAAGAGGGAAATATTGCTCCGAGTACGCCTCCAACTCTTTTACTACGAACCATACAGAAGCTAACAAGTAAAAAGAATCACTGCCCCAAGATAAACAGCCTGTCTGCGATCGATGCCACAATTTACAACATTACAGCACCTCGAGCGACACAGCCAAGGTTGCTATGTTCCATCCCACCGTTGAGTCCTTGCGCGAAACCATCGAGGAATCGCCGCACAAGTATAATCACATATATCATGTCATCGATGCTGCCGATTTCCCCATGTCGCTCATCCCTCGACTTAATGTTCTCCTCGGCGACATTCCAATCAGGACACGCAATCGAAGATCACGATCGGGCAAGTACCAAAATGATCGCAAGACAGAACTGAGTTTTATCATCACTCGCGGCGACCTTCTTGGCCCTACGAAAGAGATTGTGGACTCAATGATGCCCTACCTTCGTGAAGTACTACGAGATGCTCTCGGCCGACTTGGAGGCAGGGTTCGTCTTGGCAATGTCCGATGCGTTAGCGCAAAACGCGCTTGGTGGTGCACGGAGGTTAGAGAAGATATCTGGCAGCGCGGCGGTGCGGGGTGGATGGTTGGAAAGGTCAACGTGGGCAAAAGTCAGCTCTTTGAGGCTGTCTATCCCAAAGGCAGAATGGGGCCAAGCAAGGAGGCTGGGAGGGCATCAGTATCAACATATCCTCGGGATTGCGTCAGCGCGGAATCGATATATGCCGAACAGATTGGAGAGCAAGATGTGGATGTTGGGGAATTGCTTCCGCCCCCTCAGCCGGCTCAGAACTATCCCGACATGCCTCTGGTATCCTCGCTCCCTGGCACAACAGCATCCCCAATTCGGGTACCTTTTGGAAACGGAAAAGGCGAATTAATCGACCTTCCTGGCTTGGCACGAAGCGACCTAGACTTGTTTGTGAAGGAGGAGTGCCGTCAATCGATGATCATGAAGAAGCGCATTGTGCCTGAACAGGTTTCAATAACGCCTGGCAAGTCCCTCATACTAGGAGGAGGTCTCATCCGCATCACACCTAAGAACCCGGGCTTGGTCTTCCTGGCATACAACTTTACACCCTTGGAGGAGCACCTCACTCAGACTGAGAAGGCTATTGCTTTCCAGGAGCAGACACGAGAATCCATCGGTGTACCAAGTATCATGCTTCCTGGAATTGGAGGCAAGATGAAGCATGCTGGAACATTTAAGCTGTCTCACGATGTCACCAGAAAAAGAGCTGGCCCTCTTACACGGAAGAATGCGATTGGGTTAAACGTCGACAGGCTTCCTTTCCGAGTGTTATCGACAGACATTCTCATCGAGGGTGTGGGTtatgttgagcttgttgctCAAGTCCGCGCGCAGGATGTTGCTATGAAGGTATTTCCAGACCAACAACCCCAATTCGACGAAAGGGTCAAGCCGAAGCAGCTCGATACGTCTGATCCTTTTGCAGCCATGAGGGCTCAGCGAATAGATGCAGGAACTCCGGCGGTGAAGAGGCGTAAGGAGCCTGAGCCTGCGATAGAACCTGGCTGGCCAGCAGTCGATGTCTTCAGTCCTGAGGGGCGATTCATTGGCTCCCGTCAACCTATTCAAGGATGGTTACATAACAAGCCTCGTGTCTTGCCAGAACACAAGAGGAGTCGACCGCGAAGAAGTATGAAGGGTGCCAAGAAAAAGGACAAAGCCGAAAAGAGAGTTGCGATCAACTAAGCTCTGTCATGGTTGGATTCTGTACGATTTAAGGCTGTATGATGAATGAgtagatgatgatggtgacatTACCATGTCAATTGTATATCACCCCAAGTATAGATTGTATCTAAGTATTGTGTAATATAGAACTGCAAGAGAACTATGAGACTTAGCAAAGTAAGAAATCATCCTGGCTGTTTTGCTTGACCCCTTAACATGCGTGGAAGATCACCTTGTGTAGTTGCAATGTCCAGGTTGTACCCTAGCACTTAAGAACAGCAGTATTCCTTTTACCAAGTCAATTCCTTCATAATCCTTCAGAAAGAAGATTCCTTACATTGATGTGGATAACTTGTTTTCATATACACAGATAAGAGAATTGCGAATGGAAGCTTGCATCCAATGATTGGTTAATAAATCGGACAAGTTGCGACGTGAAAAGAGGTACGTATCTTTACAGCACAATGCCGATGCTAAGGCAAATCATTTATTTGCCATACGATTCCATCAACAAGCGCGTGACAACATTATTAACAAGACAACAACACATCCTCCGGGAGAGATTACTTCTTTCTCCCCGACAAACCTATCAAAAGAGACAAATAGTCGCTCGTGCTATACCTACGTCGAACATCACATCAACACGGCCATGTCGCAACGGCAACAGCAACGAAGCGCACCAGCGCCCTCACAAACACAAACCGAGACCCCGACGCAAACACCAGAAACGAGAGAACAAGCGCCTCAGATCCTGAGACTTCGAGGCGCTCATGCGTCCAATGGGCGATCCGTACAGTGGGCAGAGGACGTAGTAGACAATGAAGGTCTTGGGCGCAAGAGCTCAAAAGGTGAGCAACATGATCTTAGACAAACATACGCCCATATTTTAACACAGATTCCAATAGTGTGTTGTATCTACCATAAGCCGAAAGCCGTCGACGAATCCAGCGACGAGTCTTCCTCCGACTCCGACTCAGATTCAGACTCGGGCTCGGATCGCGATGGGGCACAACCAGCGGGCGGGAAGCGCCAGAGCTGTGGTCATGGACACGGACACAGTCATGGACGTGGGCGGAGAAatggaaaaggaaaagagaagagagcaCCGAGTCCGAATGCGTACGAGAAGGTGCCCAAGCCAAAGCCCAAGGATGGACCGTCGGAAAACAAGTCATAGAACAACGAGAACGCTGGACCGTCGAACAAAAAGGGCAATGCGAAATGAGCGTTACTTATGATGATATGAGCATAGAGACTTATGGGTTGGGGCATGTGTATGTGAAGACTACTAGTGGCATAGCGATATCTGGGCAAGGTTCAAGCGAACATGATTGCAGAATCGTATGGTTCAGAATCTTCCATTTGAGGATTTAATGTACAAAAGGGTATCTCATTGAGGGGCACTTATACAAGGTAGCTATCTTGCGAATCGTATATCGCAATCACTCAGCACCGTTCACATCGTTCTTCCCACTCTCAACCACGAAATATCTTCCCGCTGTTTTGCCAGCCGTCTTGAGGGCATCCCACTTCTCTGCCTCAGACTCAATCGTCTCTCTAAGCCTCCTCGCCCTTTGATAATGCCCTATACGAACCTCCTTATCCAGAGCTTCTTGCAATTCAGTAAGTCCAATTGTCACCTCTTGTCGAGCCTCTGTGGTCTCGTCACGGATCGCCCGCAGGGGTTCAACCCCGGTTGTGTCCACACGCTGCACGGCGCGGACGAACTGCAATTGGCTCTGGAGGGTATTGATCATGGCAGCTTCGTCTTCGGGTGTAGTTGGCAACGGTAGGGCTGAGAGGCGGAGGAGGTGGTGTAATTGGGAGGGCGTGATCTTTTCTGCGGGAgctgaagatggcgaggatggtAGAAGGCTTCGAACGGACCAGGTGGGTTTCTCGAGGATCGAGGCGGCGGTTGGTGAGTTTGTTGTTATGAACCGAGTTATCAAAGGTCTTGTAGAATGTGTGATGCTGCGCCGAAGGGCAACACGGCAGGATGTGCAGATTGTCATGGTACGTAGTTGGCCTGATCTGTCGATATGGATCTAATTTCTGTGGACTCTCGATCAAGGTTTTCTTTCTGCGTATGGCGATCTGTCAATAGAGTCTTGTAATGGATCTATATCCAAGGTAACTTTGATCCGTCTTAACCTAGATCTTCTATGCCCAATTCTGAGGAATAGCGACAACGTGGGCCCACTAAAAAGACCCCAGGTGTCTGTGGCTCAAGCGACCGTCGTCATAGCTCAGCCGCCGTCCGCGCCGCAAGTCAGGGTActcgccatcttcacttACATACAACTTAAAGCCAACTCGTGATAACCTAGAACGTGGTGTTTATCTCTCTTTCTGTTTCTCCTCCCAACTCTTCCTTGATACCCCTTTCACGAATATCACAACCATGGCTCAAGACCCAAGAGCTCTTCTCCAAAAGGTTTCGTAACCCCTCCCCCGCTTTGCATTGGCTGTTGCTTTGCAGTTGTGCTGACACATCGCAACTTTCAGGCTCAGAAGCAGCTTCAGAGTGCCGGTGGcggcttcagcttctttgGTGGACGAGAGGAGAAGTATCAAGAGGCCGCTGATCTCTTCACTCAAGCCGCCAATGCCTTCAAGATGCAGCAACAGAGTACGCCTTTACCGCTTTGTTTCGTTGTGAAACCGAAGCTGACACTTCCGACATCTAGACCTCGAAGCTGGAAAGGCTTTTGAACAGGCTGCGCAAGTTCAAACCGACAAGTTGAAGGAACCCGATGACGCTGCCAACACCCTCGTGGATGCCTTCAAGGCCTACCGCAAAGACGATCCCCAGGCTGCTGCGCGATGCCTGAACATCGCTGTCGACCGATACTGCGCCAAGGGTAATTTCCGCCGCGCAGCTTCCCACAAGGAAAATCTCGGCGAGCTGTACGAGGTGGAACTCGGCGATGCCAAGAGCGCTATCGAGTGCTACGAACTCGCTGCTACCTGGTATGAGGGCGATAATGCGGCAGCGTAAGTTGAATATCACAATCGCAACTGTATTTTGCATCTACTTATGGATCTTGACAGTCTTGCCAATAAACTATGGCTGAAGGTGGCCGACGTGGCTGCTATCGAGGGCGACTACTACAAGGCCATCGAGAAATACGAGAGAGTGGCTGAgcaatcaatcaacaacaacctcaTGAAGTACAGCGTCAAGGACTACCTGCTCAAGGCAGGTATCTGCCATCTGGCCAGTGGCGATTTGGTCGCTGCTCAGCGCGCCCTGGAGAAGTACCGCGATATGGATCCCTCATTTGGTGCACAGCGAGAGCATCAGCTTTTGACTGACCTGTGCGAGGCCATCGAGGCCAAGAGCCAGGAGCAGTTTACCGACAGGCTGTATCAGTTCGACCAGATCAGCAAGTTGGATAAGTGGAAGACGACGATCTTGGTGCGAGTGAAAAACCAgatcgaggaggaagaggatgaagagttTGCATAAAGGAGCTGCCAATGGAATGAAAGAAATTGGCACATGAGTGGCTACAGCAGGTATTGGGATATATCACAGTCAACAAAGTCCAGCAAGTGCTTGGGATTTTGCTATTGACATTACGGTCGAAGAGATGGGTAGTGACTTGAGATGTACTCGTGTCTCCTCATGAAGGGGGTTACAGTGGCTAATGTTAGGCTTAGAGTTAACATGACTGTTGTGAACACCAAAACAAGCTCGTCATAGACTGAGTTGGTGTTGTCTCGGTAAAATGATGCTATCTCAGTGAACCATTAACGAAATTAACATTCACAGCATGACACTCCACGGTCGGCTATACAAAGTCATGCGCCAATCTGCTTCAGCCAGAGATTCGAGGGATTCTTGCTTGAGATCACATGTTCAAACCAATGATCGATCCACTAATACCCAGTACAAGGAAAGCATAATAAAATAAACCACGGAACTCAATAGACATCTGTAATAGTATATGTGTTATTATCAGACTTGCTATCTCCAAACACGTGTCCTTCGttttcatcatcaaaatcATTGGATTTCACTCCCAGCCCTGTCAAAGTAACAATCTGAGTCATCTTCCAACTTTCCCTATCAATGTGTCGAAATAACCCTCAAGGCATATAGAACAAAAGCATCATCTCAAGACTGCCACTTGTCAGACTTGGTAGCATTTGTGGCACATGTCTTGGGAACAGTGTAGGTGCGGTTGGGGTCCTTCTCCCAGGTGAGAGAGCCGTCCTTCTTAACGTTAATGTACTTATACTGAATAGACTGTCCTGCAGCTAGGGAAATGGTAGCCTTCCACACAGGGTTCGAGGAGGTATAGTCTGAGGCGCTCAGGGCAACAGCCTTGGATGTGTCCCAGTTACCGAGAGCAGCGATGTTGCCAACGATCTTGATGGTATCACCAAAGTTGGTGGTGACAACCTCTTCGAAAGTGACAGCCACAGAAGTTGCAATAGGGCAACTGGTGCTAGTGGACGAGCTGGAAGTGGAAGTGGAAGTCTGGGTGCCAGTTGGAGTGGGCACACCACCCTTGGGTGTTTGCGATGCCGGGAACGAAGTTGCAGTGGCCGATGAGTACGAGCCAGCAACAGTATTGGTACCGCATTGGTTGGGAACAGCAGCCACGCCAccagcccaagaaggaggaataACACCAGCTCGACGATCAGCAGCTGAAAGGAATGCGGCATATGACCAAGTCAAGTCTGTAGCAGAAAGAGGATGGCCGTCGTTCTTGTCAAATTGCTCTGCGAGGTGGCCATCTGTGCCGACATACTTTGCAACGATAGCAACATACCCATCAGCATACTTGGAGACGGCGTCAGTGATGCTCTTGAAGGTGGCAGAGTCGCTGGCGTAGGTTCCGGTAGAGATTGAAGAGACGAGGTCCTTGAAAAACGAAAGAGAGACGTCCGACACAGTGATGGATCCCTGCTGCTTCCAGACGTAAATGGCATCGTAGAGTTGCTCTGCCGCGGCAAGCGTAGCGAGGTACCAGGGGTTGCCGTTGTAGTAGACATCTTCAACGTATCGTCCAACGGCGACAGCTGAGCCTTGAGAGATCCCCTTGTTGATGTTCCATGAGCGGAAAGAGTCGGTAACTGCCTTATGGTTGGCGAGGGCCTTGTCGCTGCATGGCTGGAAGGTGGCGGAATCACAGCTCAGAGCAGGGTCAAAATTGTGGATGGATGACAGGATACTGTTGGCGTCCTTGCCAGTGCGGCCGTCGTTGACATTGACTACATGGATCAGTGATCATTGTCATTAAGAGTCCAGCCAGAGTGATACTTACTGTTAGAGTCAACGTATTTGCCGGAAGAGATCCAGTAAGTCTGCAAGAAGCAGAGAGCCTGAGGAGCGATGTTGGAGTAGTTGTCTCCTGACTTGCCGAGCTTCTTGGCCAGAGCGGCACCTTCAATGAGAGCTTTAAAATGTGAGTACATCATCTTACTGGTGAACCACCTCGCAAACTAACCTCGATATTGGGAGCCAGTTGTAAAGAACGAACTGCCCTTGACCTCTTCCCATAAGTCAAATCCGGTTTGGTTCCTATGACGGTCAGAACTGGCTCCAGTCAAGGCTGCTGCATCACTGACCAATATTGAGCCACGTAGTTAAGATCGTTGCGAACAACAGGCCACACAATGTCGTTGGCTGTGGAGGTGTAGCCGTTGGCAATCAGCCAGTTGGCGTAGGTGATCATAGCAGTCGCACGCAGAGCTGGACCATCTCGCTGGGGTCGACCTTGACAACCTTTAGTCAACGATTCTCATTCAGGGGCGCCCAAACATGAATACTCACCCCAACCGCCAGTGAAGGCACTCATATCGACGTTGAACTTGGCCTCTCCTAGACCTGAGCCATCCGAAAGCGACCCAGAAGGGTTGGAAACACCCTGGAGCTTGGCTTGGGAGGCGATATACTCCTGGATCTTCCTCTGCAAGCCAGCATCATACTGGTTGATGAACCTATCGACGACATACTTGAAGACTAGAGCGGCATCTCGAGTCCAGGTGTAAAAGTCTAGCGTGTGTCAGTAAATGTTCTTAGTCCAGGTTGTCTATCTCATCGACTTACAGTCAGGATCCTGGGTGTCTGGTGAAGCGATGACAATACCAGTGGCCACGTTCTTGGAGTTGCAGCCATCAGAGCCGATATTGCAGAGGAGTTGCTCAATAGCAACTGAGCTCTCAGACTTGATAAAAGAGTCGACCGAAGATTGTCTCTCTTGTACGAGACTCCGCTCATCGAAGGCTGGTCGGCCCAAGACGCTCTGAAGAGCGAATGAGCCGAGAAGAAAGGCAGAAGACACAAAGTACATGATAGGCTGTATCAGAGAGGCTGTAGAGTTGATCGAGACTGATGAGACTGAATCATCAACATCTATCAGGTCCATCGTGAAGCTTTTATAGAGAGCCGGCATGCCGAGTATTACAGGAATTTCGTAATAGAAGAATTGTCCTTGTCAAGGGTCTAGTTGTTAGATGCCGAATATGGAAGTGCGGAAGCAAGCTGTAGAGTTCGTGAACATCGGACGTAGGCCTTTGGGGGATAGTGCGATGTGGTTTAAAGGCCCGAATAATTAGAATGAGGCCGAGTTGATTACAATTAGTCTGCTGCAGTTTCCAGGAGGTGGTGTTGTTTTGCATTCGATATCACCTCGGCTTGTTATAGTTGCTGAGGTCATACTCATTCATGCTCGTCAGCTCAAGATGACTTTAGATGCCTCTTGAGGAGAATGATGATATGGAGTTTTATTGCAAACTTATCCTCTGATAGTTGTATGCACCGATTCACATGCACCAGCTGACTTGAGCTCTTGTGACATTTCCCCAAATCAATAATGTATGATTTCACTGGCAAGTCTCCAATTCATAGTGTGGGGTAGAAAACCTCCATGGCATGACTACCTCCCAATAGGTAGGAGGATTATCATCCCCTGTAATAACATCCATGGCCACTCATAGACAGTCTTCACATGCGAGCCGAGCTCTGGGCTCTCGCTTCGTTCCGTCCCCTTCCCCAGACTCTCTCGTGATGCTCAAATTCTCAACCCCCAGACTAGACAGGTCTCCCCGGATGGAGGCGTCGGTAGTGGACGGATGATTAATGAGTACCGAGTAGCTTGGAACAAAGCGCCGAGTGTAACACAACCTTCATGTCTATGTATGCATATATGCATGCAGTACATACTTATTATCCTCGGTTATCGACTGTTGTGACATGATATCTCACTTGGATACAACTTCATTTACGGAAACATGCCTACCCTGCGGCTGCGTTATTGGTCAATAAACGTCGTTACAGGCCCGACAACAGGACACTCCGCCGTCATTATGCGATCTAGTCGAATCCTGGTGCCATGCTCCGAAGACGGGCCGCAGATCGTGAAATGATGCTTGTTACTTTGTCATGAGATGGACTTGATCCCCAGATTCAGGATCAAAGCCGAAGCCATCAGAAAGAGGCTCTAGCTGTCAAAGGCAAGATACATGGGGGATCAGCAATGACCAGAGCCAAGCGTTGGATCGCTTTTGTTGCTCGGCAACCTAGTCCAGGGTCCGCTAAAAAGTTTGACGGCCTGTCTCAGGTGCATCGCGACATATGGAATTATACAGACATCACGAATTGCAAAAGATTCTTCTAGTCAAAGATATGTAGGTAGGCCATGGTTTTCCCCAACCTCACCGACCGACGGTCTCGGAAAAGGGGGGTGGAATATAGCGTCTCGTTATGCAACAGTCCCGACACTCAAGCCGTCTTTCGACAGCGAATGAAGCGGCTGAAGCAACAGTTACTCTTGGACCTGTCGATAGGATGATTGACACCATAACAAGTTGATGGCTCCTTATAAGTTATCGAGCTGCAAAGCAATCGACCCTGACTCCGAAGAGCAGGGGATCGCTAGGCACAGATCCGTGTTTgcttgaagagaagagaaaagaaaattatGGTTGCGCCTCAGAGATTTAAATACACAAAACTTCGGGGATATCCGCTTACATAATCCGGCCCAACTGCGGAATTACCTAGCCACGTCTCGTTCCACCTGCCGCGTTTCAAAGTGATCCGTGCTCATCAACCTCAGGCCTATCTTTCTGCCTACTAAGAAATAGCTTTTTATCGTCTAACATAGTCGCATCACGTATATCGACGTTGCCATCGCGATACGACTGCCAAGATGGACGCCGCAACGATCGAAGAGACGAACAGAATTCGTATCTCCCTGGGAATGAAGCCTCTGCCTGTCCCAGGAGCAGATAACACCAGTCAAACTCAGTCAATGTACGCGGATGGCGATGCACCTAGCACACTGGAGAGCCGCCAAGCTCAGGCCTACGACAACTACAATAAGGTGATTGAAGCggaaaaggcaaagaagaagcgcGAAGAGAAAGCCGCAGCTATCCGAAAAGCCCGGGAGCAGGCGCAACGAAATGCAGTTCTGGAAGGCAAAGGCTTCGGAGAAGTCGAAGAGGGTGGCGATCTTAGCGCCAAAGACTGGCTCATTGGACAAAAGAAGCGACAGAAGAAGATCGCCAAAGTCAGGAAAttggaggaggagctggccgcagctgaggctgaagctgctgcAGCAGTCCAGTATACTTCCAAGGATCTTGCTGGTATCAAAGTTGGACACGACACAGCGGATTTCCTCGATGGCGACGACCAAATTCTCACCCTCAAGGATACAACCATTGATGAGaacgaggaagaaggcgatgagCTGGAGAACCTGAACATGCGCGAGGCCGAAAAGCTTGCCGAGAGACTTGacaataagaagaagaaaccagGTTACAACCCTCtagatgacgacgaggagggTGAGCGTGGTATTCTATCACACTACGATGAAGAGATCGAGGGCAAGAAATCCAAGAAGTTCACCCTTGACACAAGTGGCGTCATTGCAGAGCTCTCAGATATTCTTGAGAAACCGGTtgacaagacaaagaacgGCCAGAACGTGAGCTTGGACGACGTTATTGGTAAGTCCTGCTTGCGTGCccaaagaaaagaatatcaTACTAACCAATCAACTTTTATAGGTGATGCCCCTATTTCTTCAGACTATATAGACCCCTCACagatcaaagtcaagaagcctaaaaagaagaagggcaagaaggggACCAGACAAAAGCCCACggacgatgatgatctctTTCCCATTGAAACAACACCCATAGATGACGCGATGGACATTGACTCAAAAGACACGACGActaagaagagaaaggcagTCGATGATACTTTTGTGGATGACGACGACCTTCAAGCAACACTCGCGATCCAAAGAAAGAATGCCttgaagaagcgaaagaagACCCGACCCGAAGACATCGCCCGGCTGCTTAAGGAGGAAGATAACGAGCCAGAACCAGCAGAGCAACCAGAGGGTGGCCTTGTTCTCGATGAAGTCTCGGAGTTTGTTGCAGGCCTAAGTAAACCCGGCGAAAACGAAGAGCGCAAGCCCAGAAGACCGAAGACTGTATCAAAGTCCCCAGAACCCGATGACGATCACCCCATGGGCGACGATGCAGAAGTGGTTGAAGAGAAGCCCCAGCCATCAGCTGTCGAGGAGTTGGATGAGACGGGcgtcgaagaagagaaggccGTTGGTGCAGGTATGGGTGCGGCTCTCGCGCTGTTAAGAGAGCGTGGTCTCGTGGAAGATACGCGTGGAGACGTGGAATATACCAGCTTGCGAAACCGAGAAGACTTCCTCGCCAAGAAGCGTCTtttggaagaagagctggAC
Coding sequences within it:
- a CDS encoding glucoamylase, which produces MPALYKSFTMDLIDVDDSVSSVSINSTASLIQPIMYFVSSAFLLGSFALQSVLGRPAFDERSLVQERQSSVDSFIKSESSVAIEQLLCNIGSDGCNSKNVATGIVIASPDTQDPDYFYTWTRDAALVFKYVVDRFINQYDAGLQRKIQEYIASQAKLQGVSNPSGSLSDGSGLGEAKFNVDMSAFTGGWGRPQRDGPALRATAMITYANWLIANGYTSTANDIVWPVVRNDLNYVAQYWNQTGFDLWEEVKGSSFFTTGSQYRALIEGAALAKKLGKSGDNYSNIAPQALCFLQTYWISSGKYVDSNINVNDGRTGKDANSILSSIHNFDPALSCDSATFQPCSDKALANHKAVTDSFRSWNINKGISQGSAVAVGRYVEDVYYNGNPWYLATLAAAEQLYDAIYVWKQQGSITVSDVSLSFFKDLVSSISTGTYASDSATFKSITDAVSKYADGYVAIVAKYVGTDGHLAEQFDKNDGHPLSATDLTWSYAAFLSAADRRAGVIPPSWAGGVAAVPNQCGTNTVAGSYSSATATSFPASQTPKGGVPTPTGTQTSTSTSSSSTSTSCPIATSVAVTFEEVVTTNFGDTIKIVGNIAALGNWDTSKAVALSASDYTSSNPVWKATISLAAGQSIQYKYINVKKDGSLTWEKDPNRTYTVPKTCATNATKSDKWQS